The following coding sequences are from one Candidatus Nanopelagicus hibericus window:
- a CDS encoding RDD family protein — MELNNPLEDQPVKASTSGLVLATTQHRFGGAMLEIALIISSFITVGLAWIIWSFVVWGQGQTPSKQILKMRVYSVDTGKPASWGHMAIRQFLIPSTFSMVYLPFFIAGLSLAIENVSDYSVGGTLVIGYIVYFAILLLDALWVFKDGGIRRLTDVWARTIVVNESR; from the coding sequence ATGGAGCTAAATAACCCGCTAGAAGATCAGCCTGTAAAGGCTTCAACCTCCGGTCTGGTTTTGGCAACTACGCAGCATAGATTTGGTGGTGCAATGCTTGAAATTGCCTTGATTATTTCTTCGTTCATAACAGTTGGATTGGCTTGGATAATCTGGAGTTTTGTAGTTTGGGGTCAGGGCCAAACCCCTTCAAAGCAAATTCTGAAGATGCGTGTATACAGTGTGGATACTGGAAAGCCGGCCTCCTGGGGACATATGGCTATAAGACAGTTTTTGATACCCAGTACTTTCTCGATGGTTTATCTACCATTTTTTATAGCCGGATTATCACTAGCCATTGAAAATGTGTCTGACTACTCTGTTGGCGGCACCCTAGTTATTGGCTACATTGTATATTTTGCGATCCTTCTTCTTGATGCACTTTGGGTGTTCAAGGATGGCGGCATCAGAAGATTGACCGACGTCTGGGCTAGAACAATTGTTGTAAACGAGTCAAGATAA
- a CDS encoding S8 family peptidase: MFKKSTIRVISAMFGLLVLIGTTPAPAQAALNLGTSSLYIIKVTPSARAAIETAVKNAGGTIEAKYQYAFDGYVIKLPDMLATLLARIPNVLTVEKDAPVTAINTQQYQTPAYWGLDRIDQRIKIPTADPAYKSTFGYKSAGAGSTIYIGDTGVYPHEDLAGRISPVGYDGFGGGFSDCNGHGTHVATTAAGKKYGVAKNATVVALRLLGCSGSGSYSGVISALDWILSPSNTNSKSNAVLNLSIGGPKSTALNDAITRLTTAGISVVVAAGNSNADACNYSPSSASSAITVGATGVDDAKASFSNWGSCVDIQAPGYGITAGWYTAANAEKTISGTSMASPHVAGAVAVYRGLNPSATVEQVSEGVISQATQSVIENLPDGTVNKFLYVSPIDVPSTDVPVVPTPPTGPDLVKPVIVDGSSEYVSGWTFTLGMTPVLSLKANDEFGVTKVTVSLEANKVIVGSFPATLYSGTSTKGVWRSTLSFTGSNFVGTWKIYATAQDAAGNVSTQVMLREVPVSAAPTPTPTPTPTPTPTPTPTPTPTPTPTPTPTPTPTPTPTPTPTPTPTPTPTPTPTPTPGVDIEKPVIISGYTNPQILEVCKTVEEMSVKASDNVGITTVNMRIYHTDTGRMVYSTFMYKTAGTEQNGTWKNDWAIPCTALVGKYQVDVQALDAARNATTWSSIPNFWAQPSTIEDRSVPVFLSGTVSAGPIVIGKTIPEMNARFTDDVGIKTVKFSLSDPNGNIVAYIPGYRSSGSKTDGVYKNDWATKSTYIVGRYSIYVEGEDEWQKKSGSKFVGYVELVSGVAPTPTPTPTPTPTPTPTPTPDKLAQVINFPALPNMDLGKAGTSLLASATSRLPISYTTTTPAVCQILEPRSRRFVVQYQSPVVMPEVSTCTIIANQVGDSKYLPATPVVRSFTYSKSASKINVKQMAPITDRGAFIYGTAARVNGVGGSATPLLITTSSPDICSIEDVYYTYTPEGTRATIRAIKNGSCSIKLIFPGDQVMLPATTIWTTTISGVIEVPPGSNTPQTITFAPLADREYGGGLYLKATTTSSLAITYKSLTPTICYILYPPAGAAVQAVYPLTGRDSVNCIVEASQPGDSRYAAAVSVQQSFNWIKSAMKITVSRSTSLVGRGPHRIDAAVSFADTSKMGGLRSLGHPLVVTTSTPTVCTVSSTAPSDQRGGIYSQTTVNSLANGTCTLNFSFVGSDDRKPTALQWSATVSRV; this comes from the coding sequence ATGTTTAAGAAATCAACAATACGCGTAATTTCAGCCATGTTTGGATTACTTGTTTTGATAGGCACAACACCTGCGCCCGCCCAAGCTGCCTTAAACTTAGGCACTTCCTCTCTATACATAATTAAAGTAACCCCATCAGCAAGAGCTGCCATTGAGACCGCTGTTAAAAATGCAGGTGGAACTATTGAAGCTAAATATCAATATGCATTTGATGGCTATGTAATCAAATTACCAGATATGTTAGCAACACTCTTAGCTAGGATCCCAAATGTTTTGACGGTAGAAAAAGATGCACCTGTTACTGCCATAAATACTCAGCAATACCAAACTCCAGCTTATTGGGGTTTAGATCGAATTGATCAACGCATAAAAATTCCAACTGCAGATCCAGCATATAAATCTACTTTTGGATATAAGAGCGCTGGTGCGGGATCAACAATTTATATCGGTGACACTGGCGTTTACCCACATGAAGATCTTGCAGGTCGAATTTCACCAGTTGGTTATGACGGTTTTGGTGGTGGATTCTCGGACTGCAATGGTCACGGCACACATGTTGCTACCACTGCTGCTGGCAAAAAATATGGTGTGGCAAAAAATGCCACAGTAGTAGCACTTAGATTATTAGGTTGCTCAGGAAGTGGTTCTTACTCAGGAGTGATCTCTGCCTTAGATTGGATCTTAAGTCCAAGTAATACTAATTCTAAATCTAATGCGGTATTAAATTTAAGTATTGGCGGACCTAAGTCGACTGCATTAAATGATGCCATCACCAGACTTACCACTGCTGGAATCTCAGTGGTAGTAGCTGCTGGAAACTCAAACGCGGATGCTTGTAATTACTCACCTTCATCTGCCTCATCTGCTATTACAGTTGGAGCAACTGGGGTAGATGATGCAAAAGCTAGCTTTTCAAATTGGGGCTCATGCGTTGATATTCAAGCACCCGGCTATGGCATCACCGCTGGTTGGTATACAGCTGCAAATGCAGAGAAAACTATCTCTGGCACCTCAATGGCGTCACCACATGTGGCAGGAGCTGTCGCGGTTTATCGTGGTTTAAATCCATCTGCAACTGTTGAGCAGGTAAGTGAGGGCGTTATTTCACAAGCAACACAATCTGTAATTGAGAATTTACCTGACGGTACTGTCAATAAATTCTTATACGTTTCACCAATTGATGTTCCATCAACAGATGTTCCAGTAGTGCCAACTCCACCAACTGGTCCAGATTTGGTTAAACCAGTGATTGTAGATGGTTCATCTGAATATGTAAGTGGTTGGACATTCACTCTCGGTATGACACCAGTCTTAAGTTTGAAGGCAAATGATGAATTTGGTGTCACAAAAGTTACGGTATCCCTTGAAGCAAATAAGGTAATTGTTGGATCATTCCCAGCAACTCTTTATAGCGGCACCAGCACAAAAGGTGTCTGGCGATCAACCTTAAGCTTTACTGGCTCTAACTTTGTGGGAACTTGGAAAATATATGCAACTGCTCAAGATGCAGCGGGCAACGTATCGACTCAAGTCATGTTGCGTGAGGTACCAGTATCTGCTGCTCCAACACCAACACCAACTCCAACACCAACCCCAACTCCAACACCAACTCCAACACCAACTCCAACACCAACTCCAACACCAACTCCAACTCCAACTCCAACTCCAACTCCAACACCAACTCCAACACCAACTCCAACACCAACTCCAACACCAACTCCAACACCAACTCCAGGAGTTGATATAGAGAAACCAGTAATTATTAGTGGCTACACCAATCCACAAATCCTTGAAGTGTGTAAAACTGTTGAAGAGATGTCAGTCAAAGCCTCTGATAACGTCGGGATCACTACTGTAAATATGCGCATCTACCACACAGATACTGGGCGCATGGTCTATTCAACCTTTATGTATAAAACTGCAGGAACTGAACAAAATGGAACATGGAAAAATGACTGGGCAATTCCCTGCACTGCATTAGTTGGTAAGTACCAGGTTGATGTACAAGCATTAGATGCTGCTCGTAATGCAACTACCTGGAGCTCTATTCCAAACTTTTGGGCACAACCATCAACAATTGAAGATAGATCTGTGCCAGTTTTTCTCTCAGGAACGGTGTCAGCTGGGCCTATTGTGATTGGCAAAACTATTCCTGAGATGAATGCTCGCTTTACCGACGATGTTGGTATTAAAACTGTCAAATTCTCGTTATCAGATCCAAATGGAAATATCGTTGCCTATATTCCTGGCTACCGTTCTTCAGGTAGTAAAACAGATGGTGTGTATAAAAATGATTGGGCAACAAAATCAACCTATATAGTTGGTCGTTACTCAATCTATGTAGAGGGTGAGGACGAGTGGCAGAAGAAATCTGGATCAAAATTTGTTGGCTATGTTGAGTTAGTTTCTGGGGTAGCTCCAACACCAACACCAACACCAACACCAACACCAACACCAACACCAACACCAACTCCAGATAAGTTGGCTCAAGTTATTAACTTTCCTGCACTCCCAAATATGGATTTAGGTAAGGCAGGAACCAGTCTTCTAGCTTCGGCCACATCTAGGCTACCGATTAGTTACACCACAACTACTCCTGCTGTCTGTCAGATTCTTGAGCCGAGGTCACGTAGATTTGTTGTTCAATATCAATCACCAGTAGTAATGCCTGAAGTTTCAACTTGCACGATTATTGCTAATCAAGTGGGGGATTCTAAGTATTTACCAGCAACCCCAGTTGTCCGCAGCTTTACCTACTCAAAATCAGCATCCAAAATAAATGTGAAGCAGATGGCTCCAATTACAGATAGAGGAGCATTTATTTATGGCACTGCAGCAAGAGTAAATGGTGTCGGCGGTAGTGCTACGCCACTGCTCATTACTACATCATCACCAGATATTTGTTCTATAGAGGATGTTTACTATACCTATACGCCTGAAGGAACTAGAGCAACAATTAGGGCTATTAAAAATGGAAGCTGTTCAATTAAATTGATTTTCCCAGGTGATCAAGTAATGTTGCCAGCAACTACAATCTGGACTACTACTATCTCAGGAGTAATCGAAGTACCACCAGGAAGTAATACCCCACAAACAATTACCTTTGCACCTCTGGCAGATCGTGAATATGGTGGTGGCTTATATCTAAAAGCAACTACTACATCTAGTCTTGCCATAACATACAAATCTTTAACACCAACAATCTGTTATATCCTCTATCCACCTGCTGGAGCCGCGGTGCAAGCTGTCTATCCATTGACTGGACGAGACTCCGTAAATTGCATTGTTGAGGCCTCTCAACCAGGAGATAGTCGGTATGCAGCAGCTGTATCAGTACAGCAATCCTTTAATTGGATTAAATCTGCAATGAAAATTACTGTGAGCCGATCAACTTCATTAGTTGGTAGAGGGCCGCACAGAATCGATGCAGCGGTCTCCTTTGCTGATACATCTAAAATGGGCGGCTTACGCAGCCTTGGTCACCCCTTAGTGGTTACCACTTCAACTCCCACTGTCTGTACTGTGTCCAGTACCGCCCCATCGGATCAACGGGGGGGTATTTACTCCCAGACCACTGTTAACTCACTTGCGAATGGCACCTGCACCTTAAACTTCAGCTTTGTTGGAAGTGATGATCGCAAACCTACTGCTCTGCAGTGGAGTGCTACTGTTTCGAGGGTTTAG
- a CDS encoding DUF4436 family protein, giving the protein MFPKINLQDRHTKTILGAIIFIAVILAFFARGGTTSVDKHSKNLLSCDPGQWSTSVYYSDNKDGCPDLIEFYLLPSFVNEAASELVTRVVTAPSGLYGVAERNSGFTNRAFTVDLDSVDAARTLNTSSNATIGINSRSKMSTKNALFYYPFDFYVGEITLQATDFQTKSTIPSTVSVGVQSLSGWQLKFSQSGEPEPESRDKIIYGDGLAKISWELKRANVIFIAIILLIFLMMIALVSGFAITRSISSGNRPPSMNLLLWLATILFAIIQVRGNFPGGPPLGILIDYLIVFPVLSLLLLLGIANTFFWLARADWDIENEKAV; this is encoded by the coding sequence ATGTTCCCAAAAATTAATTTGCAAGATAGGCATACAAAAACGATTTTGGGTGCAATAATTTTTATTGCAGTCATTCTAGCTTTTTTTGCGCGTGGTGGAACAACCTCTGTCGACAAGCACTCTAAAAATTTATTGAGCTGTGACCCCGGACAATGGAGTACTAGTGTTTATTACTCCGATAATAAAGATGGCTGTCCGGACCTTATTGAGTTTTATTTATTGCCATCTTTTGTGAATGAAGCAGCATCTGAACTCGTAACTCGTGTAGTAACAGCCCCAAGTGGTCTATATGGAGTGGCAGAGAGAAATTCAGGCTTCACTAACCGAGCGTTTACGGTGGATTTGGATAGCGTAGATGCTGCAAGGACTCTTAATACCTCAAGTAATGCAACTATTGGCATCAACTCTAGATCGAAAATGTCGACCAAGAATGCTCTTTTTTATTACCCTTTTGATTTTTATGTTGGTGAAATAACTTTGCAAGCAACTGATTTTCAGACAAAGTCGACCATTCCAAGCACAGTAAGTGTTGGGGTGCAATCCCTATCAGGATGGCAACTTAAATTCTCGCAATCAGGAGAGCCTGAACCAGAGTCGAGGGATAAAATAATTTATGGAGATGGCTTAGCTAAGATTTCTTGGGAGTTAAAGCGAGCAAATGTAATTTTCATCGCCATTATTTTGCTCATATTTTTAATGATGATCGCTCTGGTTTCAGGCTTTGCGATAACAAGATCAATTTCTAGTGGCAATCGGCCTCCTTCTATGAATTTACTGCTATGGCTTGCAACAATACTTTTTGCGATAATTCAAGTTCGGGGAAATTTTCCAGGAGGCCCACCACTAGGAATTCTAATTGACTACCTCATTGTTTTTCCAGTTTTGAGTTTGCTGCTGTTGTTAGGAATTGCAAATACTTTCTTCTGGCTGGCCAGGGCAGACTGGGACATAGAGAATGAAAAAGCCGTTTAA
- a CDS encoding DUF4436 family protein has product MKNMIINSKILFKWKVAVSLGLLILIITPIVVSAVIRPTTDSLLDGSALKSDYKFDISVSKIDVEENLATITITPRFQGNYGEVTRNGSLTFKDVELLVDSFQGSGKFSSEIGQVVGRQEFKILLKGNSWRYPFDNYRTGVGLIDSKFENSSLLLTEVKEYLPGFRANSRLIPNYREDLYPTDSTRDEKIISDLTQGIAQIEWRIMRLPGDIYAAILLAILMLISAGASVSVTRAVWSGKRPPSINALAWLAAFLFAMFQIRASLPGTPPSGTLFDLIIFYPILIVLLAEMAAVVYLWIRRDDWDLKNVPKN; this is encoded by the coding sequence ATGAAAAATATGATAATTAATTCAAAAATACTTTTCAAATGGAAAGTTGCCGTTTCACTTGGATTATTAATATTAATTATTACACCAATTGTTGTATCAGCTGTTATTAGGCCCACCACGGATTCTTTACTCGATGGAAGTGCGCTAAAATCAGATTATAAATTTGATATTTCTGTTTCTAAAATTGATGTTGAAGAAAACCTAGCCACCATCACTATTACCCCTAGATTCCAAGGTAACTATGGTGAAGTTACTAGAAATGGTAGTTTAACCTTTAAAGATGTGGAATTGCTTGTGGATTCATTCCAAGGTAGCGGTAAATTCTCTTCCGAAATTGGACAGGTAGTTGGTAGGCAAGAGTTTAAAATTCTTCTAAAGGGTAATTCATGGCGATATCCATTTGATAACTACCGAACCGGAGTTGGTCTAATTGATTCAAAATTCGAAAATTCATCACTTCTACTAACAGAAGTAAAGGAGTATTTGCCTGGTTTCCGAGCAAACTCAAGACTTATTCCAAATTATCGTGAAGATTTATACCCAACTGACTCCACCAGAGATGAAAAAATTATCAGCGATTTAACTCAGGGCATCGCACAAATTGAGTGGCGGATAATGCGCTTGCCTGGAGATATATATGCTGCAATCCTCTTGGCGATTCTAATGCTGATATCTGCAGGGGCTAGCGTTTCAGTAACTCGGGCTGTATGGAGCGGCAAGCGACCACCATCAATTAATGCCTTGGCTTGGCTCGCAGCATTTCTCTTTGCAATGTTTCAAATTAGAGCGAGTTTGCCCGGTACACCACCGAGTGGAACTTTGTTTGACTTAATAATCTTTTACCCAATTTTAATCGTACTTCTTGCAGAGATGGCTGCTGTTGTTTATTTATGGATACGGCGAGATGACTGGGATTTAAAAAATGTTCCCAAAAATTAA
- a CDS encoding ion transporter, giving the protein MSRIVYSSPFELLIAFVILVNAISLALLTMPNSNSTTRSFYETLDRYAFYVYVGELLLRMTSYGIKPWEFFKKPWNIFDFSIIALSPIFASQIVILRLLRLLRLIRIFRFLPEVRVLTSSIARSLPPLLSMGVLIFLALFIYGMAGVYVFGDEIPNHWGDISKALTTLFILLTLENFPNYLEEATLVSPWALPFYLSYIFIIVFTVLNVLIGIVLNAMDEARSDNKKRIDKVKQLDQIIQEVELITADGKVTEEEIKQLREKLTILERLASQKQQE; this is encoded by the coding sequence TTGTCCAGAATTGTTTATAGCAGTCCATTTGAATTACTTATTGCATTTGTAATTTTAGTTAACGCAATTTCATTAGCGCTGTTAACTATGCCTAATTCTAATTCTACTACTCGATCATTTTATGAGACTCTAGATCGCTACGCTTTTTATGTTTACGTCGGAGAGTTGCTTTTAAGAATGACCTCTTATGGCATCAAGCCATGGGAGTTTTTTAAGAAACCGTGGAATATTTTTGATTTCTCAATAATTGCGCTATCCCCAATATTTGCAAGTCAAATAGTGATTTTGCGGCTACTTAGATTGCTCAGATTGATCCGCATTTTTAGGTTTTTACCTGAAGTGCGCGTATTGACCTCATCGATAGCCAGATCGCTACCCCCTCTGCTTAGTATGGGTGTACTAATTTTCTTGGCATTGTTTATTTATGGAATGGCAGGGGTCTACGTATTTGGTGATGAGATACCAAATCACTGGGGAGATATTTCTAAGGCACTAACAACTCTATTTATCTTGCTAACTTTGGAAAACTTTCCTAACTATCTTGAAGAAGCAACCCTAGTGAGCCCCTGGGCATTGCCTTTTTATCTTTCATATATTTTCATTATTGTTTTTACCGTGCTCAACGTGCTGATTGGAATTGTTCTAAATGCTATGGATGAAGCTCGATCTGACAATAAAAAACGGATTGATAAAGTTAAGCAGCTAGATCAAATCATTCAGGAAGTAGAGCTAATTACAGCCGATGGAAAAGTCACTGAAGAGGAGATCAAGCAACTCCGGGAGAAGTTGACGATTCTTGAAAGACTTGCATCCCAAAAACAACAAGAATAA
- a CDS encoding S1 family peptidase, producing MMISNSYLYRGLSFVLGLVIASSVLTPIAQAVTNGSLVVDPKSNAPYVVSIWTSEKSNDYKDAEFICTGTLIGPQVVLTAAHCVTLTTPYFVKVGADALNDNTNFTAVSGVWTSPRYSSKTYANDIGLLKLEERFEDIAFPTLASSVTAKSVNKFSRLTIFGWGLDQDENLADLLRTSNLSLQDGLAVKTFGKSFNPATMLAAGRKIPSENVWSGACNGDSGGPLLSNINGINVIVGVTSWGARNCSPNKPSVFTRVSYYEKDIRKGIKEVEAQSVVVNRTAPIATTEPDLTGLARPGNVIKCSPGVWKNAVAIQTAWTSPARLVGSTKNEVTVLPTDGGSEFRCEVIVSSTAASVRRVLRTSITGSATLASAPIISGIGTGYTLKTGMTARCEGWNWRTPVDSERVTWFTAATSAPSVPVNGRQIGSGSSITFDSSILKDENGRYLICQVTGVRDGFEAHFTSSKFITTPAPPSLSNVSVSAYSLSVGNTASCSYSAYGDVEVARIDWGYTSNSGYFSQIQGVSGTKISITKEIAIQAAGKPLACKVTVSNSGGEAMKIASSYNSFENLPSAVNVSISISGAAEAGKTAYCNLNSSTPWSTTTTYQWGKTSVAGSSAIEGQVLSTNSYYTLSSSDITQLGNSYLTCVVMITNSIGSTASAASLLIPATVIQVPFPNPPTVDLQTPSTTSIAVRIRIPFISSYNATTMKAVLNLMNAPSCRNIEVVPGQAYECAGLSANTTYLADITLSPRTGTGTSRTSENLRFTTNSLSSNDNVTPTIIDSSYQYTGYEKIIPTSANPGTEIAVRFVARDNIGVYSTSVRLINPSNVVVSTTNGVFQSGSTTDGAYRANIATASSGPVAGDTYRIEAQARDAAGNLSAWFYLGNFTVTNQVSIPTPVAPTFTPISSTKVKVTLPGIPGFNANTMIAQLYIYWQTSLTAVGIDGSAKSIEVNANSGKTHTGYVVLRRLSDGYEVKSTIIYFTMPTADPDTQAPLVGSGTISYGPLTGFATVDVDLVDVSGVSSCRAVLYNSNNIDVASNTNCLRVSGTSTSGAWRVSFDLQNSAFNPGNYTVKIAATDLLGNTSSLVNVGGTFIKPGASVSTLSSLPIPTTIGINYVDQIVLNGFNFGNLGAAPSNFTWTVRTLTTSGALISSMPVGSNQTYITGLSGSTTYNVVLVATDSAGQTRVSSPLTVTTLAPADSVAPAINIGSAYVSSLTTKTGQSMTVQFQVSDATGVSPAKVGGTGSHCGLWDTSESTHWVLLQAQLQSGDVKNGTWVCNFVISADAPSGNLKIIAEAADAYGNWSGRVTLATVSNTKL from the coding sequence ATGATGATTAGTAACTCTTATCTGTATAGAGGACTTTCATTTGTGCTTGGCTTGGTTATTGCAAGCTCAGTATTGACGCCAATTGCACAAGCAGTGACTAATGGCTCGCTGGTGGTTGATCCAAAAAGTAATGCTCCATATGTAGTTTCGATCTGGACATCGGAAAAAAGTAATGATTATAAAGATGCTGAGTTTATCTGTACTGGAACCTTGATTGGTCCACAAGTTGTATTAACCGCAGCGCACTGCGTAACTCTCACCACTCCTTACTTTGTCAAAGTAGGAGCTGATGCCTTAAACGACAATACTAATTTTACTGCAGTCAGTGGCGTATGGACCAGTCCAAGATATAGCTCTAAGACTTATGCAAATGATATTGGTTTGCTCAAACTAGAGGAAAGATTTGAAGATATTGCATTCCCGACTTTAGCCAGCTCAGTAACTGCTAAATCTGTTAATAAATTTAGTAGGTTAACAATTTTTGGATGGGGCTTAGATCAAGATGAAAATCTAGCTGATCTACTTAGGACCTCAAATCTCTCATTGCAAGATGGGCTAGCTGTTAAAACATTTGGAAAATCTTTTAATCCAGCCACTATGTTGGCAGCTGGTAGAAAAATACCTTCTGAGAATGTTTGGTCTGGTGCTTGTAATGGTGACTCAGGTGGACCTTTGCTTTCCAATATAAATGGTATAAATGTAATTGTTGGTGTAACTAGTTGGGGGGCAAGAAATTGCTCACCAAATAAACCAAGTGTATTTACTCGAGTTAGTTATTATGAAAAAGATATCCGTAAAGGCATTAAAGAGGTTGAGGCACAATCGGTGGTAGTTAATCGGACTGCACCTATCGCCACAACTGAGCCAGATCTCACTGGTCTAGCCAGGCCAGGAAATGTTATTAAGTGCTCACCTGGAGTTTGGAAAAATGCGGTTGCAATTCAAACTGCCTGGACATCACCGGCAAGATTAGTTGGATCAACCAAAAATGAAGTGACTGTTTTGCCCACCGACGGAGGCTCAGAGTTTCGATGTGAGGTAATAGTCTCCTCGACAGCTGCCAGTGTGCGAAGAGTGTTAAGAACATCAATAACTGGTAGTGCCACTTTGGCCTCTGCGCCAATAATTTCAGGTATTGGAACTGGCTATACCCTTAAAACGGGTATGACAGCTAGATGTGAAGGATGGAATTGGCGAACACCAGTTGATAGTGAGCGGGTTACTTGGTTTACAGCAGCCACTTCAGCACCATCTGTGCCGGTTAATGGCAGGCAGATTGGATCTGGCTCTTCAATTACCTTTGACTCATCCATCCTAAAAGATGAAAATGGTCGCTATCTAATCTGTCAGGTGACAGGTGTTAGAGATGGGTTTGAAGCCCACTTCACCAGCAGTAAATTCATAACTACACCAGCACCACCATCACTTAGTAATGTATCGGTAAGTGCCTATTCACTCTCTGTTGGCAATACCGCAAGCTGCTCCTACTCCGCCTATGGTGATGTTGAGGTAGCAAGAATAGATTGGGGTTACACATCTAACTCTGGTTATTTCTCACAGATTCAAGGAGTATCTGGCACAAAGATTTCAATTACTAAAGAGATTGCGATACAAGCGGCTGGAAAACCACTTGCTTGTAAAGTGACAGTAAGTAACTCTGGCGGTGAGGCAATGAAAATTGCTTCTAGCTATAACAGCTTTGAGAATCTGCCAAGTGCTGTAAATGTAAGTATCAGTATCTCAGGAGCTGCCGAGGCTGGAAAAACTGCCTATTGCAATCTCAATTCCAGTACCCCATGGAGTACTACCACCACATATCAGTGGGGTAAAACCTCTGTAGCTGGTTCAAGCGCTATTGAGGGCCAAGTTCTCTCTACAAATAGTTATTACACATTAAGTAGTAGTGATATCACACAATTAGGTAACTCTTATCTAACTTGCGTTGTAATGATTACAAACAGCATTGGATCCACAGCATCTGCAGCTAGCCTTCTAATCCCTGCGACAGTCATCCAGGTGCCGTTTCCTAATCCACCAACCGTTGATTTGCAAACCCCATCAACAACCTCAATTGCAGTACGGATTCGTATTCCATTTATCTCAAGCTATAACGCAACCACAATGAAAGCTGTGCTTAATCTTATGAATGCACCAAGCTGTCGCAATATTGAGGTTGTTCCTGGTCAGGCATATGAGTGCGCGGGTTTATCAGCAAATACCACATACCTTGCAGATATCACACTCTCACCTAGAACCGGCACTGGAACTAGTCGAACTTCAGAGAATCTTAGATTTACCACCAATAGCTTGTCTTCTAACGACAATGTTACGCCCACCATTATAGATTCTTCATATCAATACACTGGTTATGAAAAAATTATTCCAACAAGTGCAAATCCTGGGACAGAGATCGCAGTTAGATTTGTTGCTCGAGATAATATTGGTGTTTATAGCACCTCAGTGCGGTTAATTAATCCTTCGAATGTAGTCGTATCAACTACGAATGGTGTATTTCAAAGCGGTAGCACAACCGATGGTGCCTACCGTGCAAATATTGCGACAGCGTCAAGTGGTCCTGTAGCAGGTGACACTTATCGCATTGAGGCGCAAGCACGTGATGCTGCCGGAAATTTATCTGCTTGGTTTTATTTAGGCAATTTTACAGTTACCAATCAGGTGAGTATTCCTACTCCAGTAGCTCCAACATTTACACCGATCTCCTCAACAAAAGTTAAGGTTACTTTGCCAGGTATCCCAGGATTTAATGCAAATACAATGATTGCCCAACTTTATATTTACTGGCAGACAAGTCTGACTGCAGTAGGTATTGACGGGTCTGCAAAAAGTATTGAAGTGAATGCCAACTCAGGCAAAACTCATACCGGTTATGTTGTCTTGAGGCGACTTTCTGATGGATATGAAGTTAAATCAACGATCATTTACTTCACAATGCCAACTGCAGATCCAGATACGCAGGCTCCACTGGTTGGTTCAGGAACGATCTCATACGGTCCATTGACCGGCTTTGCAACAGTTGATGTTGATTTAGTTGATGTTTCAGGTGTTTCGAGTTGTCGGGCAGTCCTTTACAACTCAAATAATATTGACGTTGCATCCAACACAAATTGTCTAAGGGTCTCTGGCACCTCAACGAGCGGTGCTTGGAGGGTTTCTTTTGATTTACAAAATAGTGCCTTCAATCCAGGAAATTACACTGTGAAAATTGCTGCTACAGATTTGCTCGGAAATACCAGCTCTCTCGTAAATGTGGGGGGCACCTTTATAAAGCCTGGTGCCTCTGTTAGTACTTTGTCCTCACTGCCGATACCTACAACTATTGGGATTAATTATGTAGATCAAATAGTTTTGAACGGATTTAATTTTGGAAATTTAGGAGCTGCTCCAAGTAATTTTACCTGGACTGTCCGAACATTAACCACATCTGGAGCGCTTATTAGTTCAATGCCAGTGGGGTCAAATCAAACATATATCACTGGGTTATCAGGTTCAACTACCTATAATGTGGTACTTGTTGCGACTGATTCTGCGGGACAAACAAGAGTTTCATCTCCACTAACAGTTACAACCCTTGCTCCAGCTGACTCAGTGGCGCCTGCTATAAATATTGGTTCTGCCTATGTTTCATCACTGACCACAAAAACTGGGCAAAGCATGACTGTTCAGTTTCAAGTTTCCGATGCAACCGGTGTTTCACCTGCCAAAGTAGGAGGCACTGGTTCTCATTGTGGCCTTTGGGATACATCAGAAAGTACACATTGGGTCTTACTACAAGCGCAGCTTCAAAGCGGTGATGTCAAAAATGGCACATGGGTTTGTAATTTTGTAATTTCAGCTGATGCACCTAGCGGAAATCTTAAAATTATCGCTGAGGCAGCAGATGCTTACGGAAATTGGAGCGGTCGAGTAACACTTGCCACGGTAAGTAATACAAAGTTATAA